In Calderihabitans maritimus, a genomic segment contains:
- a CDS encoding ATP-grasp domain-containing protein, producing the protein GLAMADAGYLVPGGTEKEFLPVLAEIAAREGVDVILPLATYELWALAEARERLPVAVMVSGIESIRTANDKGRLYETLVKRGLRRYVPRFLRVTNFMEFEKAVERLGYPERPVCFKPPVSKGSRGFRILDARRDRLCLLLNEKPSSTYLSREECAAILGGAADFPELLVMEYLPGPEYSVDLLAKKGEPLVAVPRLREETRGGITFRGRVEHKPDLIKAAGEISRALSLEYNINLQFRYDSGGNPKLLEINPRVSGTIILCLGAGVNLPYLGVKLALGETPDIPTPRWGTAMTRYWEEVFYDPDGSPYFL; encoded by the coding sequence CCGGCCTAGCCATGGCGGATGCCGGCTACCTGGTACCCGGCGGGACAGAAAAAGAATTTTTGCCCGTCCTGGCGGAAATTGCCGCCAGGGAAGGGGTGGACGTAATCCTGCCGCTGGCTACCTACGAGCTCTGGGCTCTGGCCGAGGCAAGGGAGCGGCTGCCGGTAGCGGTAATGGTGTCCGGTATCGAATCCATCCGCACCGCCAACGATAAGGGGAGATTGTATGAAACCTTAGTCAAGCGGGGGTTGCGTCGGTATGTTCCCCGTTTCTTGCGGGTGACCAACTTCATGGAATTTGAAAAAGCCGTAGAACGTCTGGGATACCCGGAGCGGCCCGTTTGCTTCAAACCTCCGGTAAGCAAGGGGAGCCGGGGCTTCCGCATCCTGGACGCTCGAAGAGACCGCCTGTGCTTGCTCCTTAATGAAAAGCCATCTTCCACTTACCTTTCCCGGGAAGAGTGCGCGGCCATCCTGGGTGGGGCGGCAGATTTCCCGGAGCTCCTGGTCATGGAGTACCTGCCGGGGCCCGAGTACAGCGTCGACTTGCTGGCTAAAAAAGGAGAGCCGCTGGTAGCTGTTCCCAGGCTCCGGGAAGAAACCCGGGGAGGTATTACCTTCCGGGGAAGGGTGGAGCACAAACCCGATTTGATAAAAGCGGCGGGGGAAATATCCCGGGCCCTGTCCCTGGAGTACAACATCAACCTGCAGTTCAGGTACGATTCCGGCGGCAACCCGAAGCTCCTGGAAATCAACCCCCGGGTGTCCGGGACCATTATCCTCTGCTTGGGAGCCGGGGTTAACCTTCCCTACCTGGGGGTAAAGCTGGCCCTGGGAGAAACGCCCGACATTCCGACGCCCCGCTGGGGGACGGCCATGACTCGCTACTGGGAAGAGGTATTTTATGACCCGGACGGATCTCCCTATTTCCTTTAA
- a CDS encoding PIG-L deacetylase family protein: MKPIRRVLILAPHTDDGELGCGGTIARLCAEGREVYYVAFSAAEESVPREFSRDALRKEVLLATGTLGILQNRVKVLKYPVRQFGKYRQEILEDMVRLRNFLQPDLVFLPASGDTHQDHAVVNAEGRRAFRHISLLGYEAPWNQAGFHPGCFVSLKKSHLERKIAALRRYKTQQHRPYFAEDFVRSLARMRGVQAGVELAEAFEVLRWVL; this comes from the coding sequence ATGAAACCCATACGGCGAGTGTTGATCCTGGCTCCCCATACGGATGACGGGGAACTGGGCTGCGGCGGCACCATCGCGCGGCTGTGCGCCGAAGGCAGGGAAGTATATTACGTGGCCTTTTCGGCGGCGGAAGAATCTGTCCCGCGGGAGTTTTCCCGCGACGCCCTGCGGAAGGAAGTCTTGCTGGCCACGGGGACATTAGGGATCCTTCAAAACCGCGTTAAGGTATTGAAATATCCGGTCAGGCAGTTTGGTAAGTACCGGCAGGAGATACTGGAGGACATGGTCCGTCTGCGGAATTTCCTCCAGCCCGATCTGGTTTTCCTTCCCGCTTCCGGTGATACCCACCAGGACCACGCGGTGGTCAACGCTGAAGGAAGGAGGGCATTCCGCCATATTTCCCTCCTCGGTTACGAAGCACCGTGGAACCAGGCTGGCTTTCATCCCGGTTGCTTTGTTTCCCTCAAGAAGTCCCACCTGGAGCGCAAGATAGCCGCTCTCCGGCGCTATAAAACCCAGCAGCACCGTCCCTACTTTGCGGAAGATTTCGTCCGCTCCCTGGCCCGGATGCGGGGGGTTCAGGCAGGGGTGGAACTGGCGGAGGCCTTTGAAGTGCTCCGGTGGGTACTTTAG
- a CDS encoding beta-ketoacyl-[acyl-carrier-protein] synthase family protein, translating to MVAGGTDAPLVPSVFAGTCATRAMSTQNADPASACRPFDRYRDGYVMAEGAAVLVLETLEHAGRRGAGIYGEIIGFGLSNDAYHITAPEPDGDGLARAMKRALEEAGIHPAQVDYLNAHGTGTVLGDRSETRAIKKIFGRRAYSLAVSSTKSMTGHLLGAAGALEMVTCLLAINEGYIPPTINYRHPDPECDLNYVPNHGTKAAVNIAMNNT from the coding sequence TATGGTCGCCGGGGGTACCGATGCTCCTCTGGTACCCTCGGTTTTTGCCGGAACCTGTGCAACCAGAGCTATGTCTACCCAAAATGCTGACCCGGCGTCGGCCTGCCGCCCTTTTGATCGGTACCGGGACGGCTATGTCATGGCTGAAGGAGCTGCCGTACTGGTACTGGAAACCCTGGAACATGCCGGGCGCCGGGGGGCCGGGATCTACGGGGAAATTATCGGGTTTGGCCTGAGTAACGATGCCTACCATATTACTGCTCCGGAGCCGGACGGGGATGGCTTGGCCAGGGCGATGAAACGCGCTTTGGAAGAGGCGGGGATACATCCTGCCCAGGTAGATTATCTTAATGCCCACGGTACAGGAACAGTGCTGGGTGATCGCAGCGAAACCAGGGCGATTAAGAAAATTTTTGGCAGGCGGGCTTATTCCTTAGCGGTTAGCTCAACCAAATCCATGACCGGCCACCTTTTGGGGGCGGCGGGCGCTCTCGAAATGGTTACCTGCCTGCTGGCCATCAATGAAGGTTACATTCCCCCGACTATCAACTACCGCCATCCTGATCCTGAATGTGATTTAAACTATGTCCCCAATCATGGGACTAAAGCGGCGGTAAATATAGCGATGAATAATAC
- a CDS encoding beta-ketoacyl synthase N-terminal-like domain-containing protein, translating to MKRVVVTGIGVVTPLGIGIESYWQNLRAGKSGISFITRFSSEGYPTRIAGEIKHFRLSKSLLAAAGNPRGLFSHYAVQAAAEAWRDAGLDGVALKGETVGVSLGTSRGGVELLDEFLLHLRLGGVKKVNDPLWDGVILEAQPAAATAAVARLIGARGFTST from the coding sequence GTGAAAAGAGTGGTGGTAACCGGAATCGGCGTAGTGACTCCTCTTGGGATAGGAATAGAATCCTACTGGCAAAATCTCCGGGCGGGAAAAAGCGGCATCAGTTTCATTACCCGTTTCAGCAGCGAAGGGTACCCCACCAGGATTGCGGGAGAAATCAAGCATTTCCGTTTGTCGAAGTCGTTGTTAGCGGCTGCGGGTAACCCCCGGGGATTGTTCAGTCACTATGCCGTTCAAGCCGCTGCCGAAGCCTGGCGGGATGCCGGGCTGGACGGCGTTGCTCTGAAGGGGGAAACGGTTGGGGTAAGCCTTGGGACCAGCCGGGGAGGGGTTGAGCTCCTGGATGAATTTTTGCTCCATTTGCGGCTGGGCGGGGTCAAAAAAGTAAATGATCCGCTTTGGGACGGGGTAATCCTTGAGGCCCAGCCGGCGGCTGCCACCGCTGCAGTCGCCCGGCTCATAGGGGCACGGGGATTTACCAGTACCTA
- the fabG gene encoding 3-oxoacyl-[acyl-carrier-protein] reductase, which produces MEDTKVALVTGASRGIGAAIASTLAGQGFAVAVNYRENKKAAEAVVAHIKQSGGKAAAFRADVSRFQQVAAMVEKVRKELGPIEILVNNAGINRDQLLLRMSEEEWDEVINTNLKGVFNCCKLVLKPMVEAKRGRIINIASIVGLRGRIGQTNYAAAKGGVIAFTRALAQEVARYNVLVNAVVPGFTDTEMTAGIPPKIRKKLLEQIPLGRTSQPEEVAAMVGYLCSPRAGYITGQVFHVDCRIP; this is translated from the coding sequence ATGGAAGATACAAAGGTGGCTTTGGTGACCGGCGCTTCCCGGGGCATCGGGGCCGCCATCGCATCAACCCTGGCCGGCCAGGGCTTTGCTGTGGCGGTTAATTACCGGGAGAATAAAAAAGCGGCGGAAGCAGTCGTGGCGCACATAAAGCAGTCGGGGGGAAAAGCTGCGGCCTTCCGGGCGGATGTATCCCGGTTTCAACAGGTGGCCGCAATGGTGGAAAAAGTCCGGAAAGAACTGGGACCCATTGAAATATTGGTCAACAATGCCGGCATTAACCGGGATCAGCTGCTTCTGAGGATGTCAGAAGAGGAATGGGATGAGGTTATCAATACCAACCTGAAGGGAGTCTTTAACTGCTGCAAACTGGTACTGAAACCAATGGTTGAGGCGAAACGGGGTAGAATTATCAACATAGCCTCCATTGTCGGGCTGAGGGGCCGGATCGGCCAGACCAATTACGCGGCGGCGAAGGGCGGGGTAATCGCTTTCACCAGGGCGCTGGCCCAGGAGGTAGCCAGGTATAATGTTCTGGTCAACGCGGTGGTGCCGGGCTTTACAGATACCGAGATGACTGCGGGCATTCCTCCGAAAATCAGGAAAAAACTGCTGGAGCAGATCCCTCTGGGCAGGACTTCCCAACCGGAAGAAGTGGCGGCCATGGTAGGGTACCTCTGTTCGCCTCGGGCCGGCTATATTACCGGCCAGGTTTTTCATGTTGACTGCCGGATTCCCTGA
- the bioD gene encoding dethiobiotin synthase, translated as MARGFFVTATDTGVGKTVLTAALAKYWRKKGVNAGVMKPAQSGAETVSDGELLVKFAGVDDPWEDVVPYSFREPLAPAVAARLEGVEVRKEIILERFRKLEGRHELMLVEGAGGLMVPLSEDTLVAHLARDLGLPLLVVARPNLGTINHTLLTVAAARQIGLEVAGIVINGYRDRGDYGEKTNPGLIEYWSQIPILGIIPHLAADSTEEVISLLADRLSEYLNLSLLQRWL; from the coding sequence TTGGCACGAGGGTTTTTTGTAACCGCTACCGATACCGGAGTGGGCAAGACGGTTCTAACTGCAGCCCTGGCAAAATACTGGCGAAAGAAGGGAGTTAACGCCGGGGTTATGAAACCGGCCCAGTCGGGGGCTGAGACAGTTTCTGACGGGGAGTTGCTGGTTAAGTTTGCCGGTGTTGATGACCCGTGGGAGGACGTAGTGCCGTATTCCTTCCGGGAACCCCTGGCTCCCGCGGTGGCCGCCCGCCTGGAAGGAGTGGAAGTCCGGAAGGAAATTATCCTGGAACGGTTCCGAAAATTAGAAGGGCGGCACGAGCTGATGCTGGTAGAGGGAGCCGGGGGACTGATGGTCCCTCTGTCGGAAGACACACTGGTAGCCCATCTTGCCCGGGACCTCGGCCTGCCTCTGCTCGTTGTGGCGAGACCTAACTTAGGCACTATAAACCATACCCTGCTGACGGTTGCTGCAGCCCGGCAGATAGGGCTGGAGGTGGCCGGCATCGTCATAAACGGCTACCGGGACAGGGGTGATTACGGAGAGAAAACCAACCCCGGGCTCATCGAGTACTGGAGTCAAATACCGATACTCGGGATCATCCCTCATCTGGCGGCCGACAGCACAGAGGAGGTCATCTCGCTTCTGGCGGACAGGTTGTCAGAATATCTTAATCTCTCCCTATTACAGAGGTGGCTGTAA
- the bioF gene encoding 8-amino-7-oxononanoate synthase — protein MNFMRKELEELKKSGLFRTLKTCSGLKGPRVEVNGRTMLLMASNNYLGLAGHPRVVEAAVAAIRHYGTGAGASRLVSGNFDLHEALERELACFLKSEGALVFSSGYAANVGTISVLAGPEDAIFSDELNHASIIDGCRLSKARTYIYKHKNLDHLEALLAGARGYRRRLIVTDGVFSMDGDLAPLPGLVALAEKYDALLMVDDAHGIGVLGKSGGGTVEHFRLEGRVPIRMGTLSKALASEGGFVAGSRELIEYLRNRARSFIFSTALTPGAVAAARAALRIVQEEPDRRERLHANARQIKQGLNAMGYSLLPSGTPIIPVIIGDARDALRFSQALQEAGLFAPAIRPPTVPPGTSRIRLTVMATHSAEDIAEALEIFYQAGKDTGLI, from the coding sequence ATGAATTTTATGCGAAAAGAGCTGGAGGAACTGAAAAAGTCGGGGCTGTTCCGCACCCTGAAGACCTGTTCCGGTCTGAAAGGGCCGCGGGTAGAAGTAAACGGGCGGACGATGCTTCTGATGGCCTCCAACAATTACCTCGGCCTGGCCGGACATCCCAGGGTAGTCGAAGCAGCGGTAGCAGCCATCCGGCACTACGGAACGGGCGCCGGCGCTTCGCGGCTGGTCTCCGGAAATTTTGACCTCCATGAGGCCCTGGAGAGAGAGCTAGCCTGCTTCTTAAAGAGCGAGGGGGCCCTGGTGTTCAGTTCCGGCTATGCCGCCAACGTGGGGACTATCAGTGTCCTGGCCGGTCCGGAAGACGCCATATTCAGTGATGAATTAAACCATGCCAGCATTATTGACGGGTGCAGGCTGTCCAAGGCGAGGACTTACATTTATAAACACAAAAACTTGGACCACCTGGAGGCCCTGCTGGCCGGCGCCAGGGGGTACCGGCGGCGGTTGATCGTTACCGACGGGGTATTCAGTATGGATGGTGACCTGGCCCCATTACCGGGGCTGGTTGCGCTGGCCGAGAAGTACGACGCCTTGCTGATGGTAGATGATGCTCACGGTATTGGGGTGTTGGGTAAGTCCGGCGGGGGGACGGTGGAACATTTTCGCCTGGAAGGCCGGGTGCCCATCCGAATGGGCACCCTGAGCAAGGCTCTAGCCAGCGAAGGCGGCTTTGTGGCCGGGTCCAGAGAACTGATAGAATACCTGCGGAACAGGGCCAGAAGCTTTATTTTCTCCACCGCTCTCACGCCGGGAGCGGTTGCGGCGGCTAGAGCGGCGCTCAGAATAGTACAGGAGGAGCCGGACCGGCGGGAACGCCTTCATGCTAACGCCCGGCAAATCAAGCAGGGTCTTAATGCCATGGGATATTCTCTTTTACCTTCCGGCACCCCCATCATCCCCGTTATCATTGGCGATGCCCGTGACGCTTTGCGTTTCAGCCAGGCTCTGCAGGAGGCAGGGCTTTTTGCGCCGGCCATCCGGCCCCCGACTGTACCTCCTGGTACCAGCAGGATCCGGCTGACAGTCATGGCCACGCACAGTGCTGAAGACATTGCGGAGGCCTTAGAGATTTTTTACCAGGCCGGCAAAGATACCGGATTGATTTAA
- the bioA gene encoding adenosylmethionine--8-amino-7-oxononanoate transaminase: MVDKLTLAEKDKKYIWHPFTQMKDWEQEDIVIIERGKGIKLIDVDGREYYDGVSSLWVNIHGHRKEEIDRAIISQLGRIAHSTFLGLSNVPAIELAEKLVAITPASLTRVFYSDSGSEAVEIALKMAYQYWQQKENPCPGKTKFLTLTNAYHGDTIGAVSVGGIDLFHATYRPLLFETRKVPSPYCYRCPYERDKESCSRECLQYIERVLQEEHESIAAFVVEPLIQGAAGMLTSPPGFLKAVRDLCTRYGVLLIVDEVATGFGRTGKMFACEHEGVQPDLMAVAKGITGGYLPLAATLTTEEVYRAFYGEYEEKKTFFHGHSYTGNQLACAAALANLRLFEEEKLLEGLGEKIKVVEEELTGIAELPHVGEVRQCGMMVGIELVQDKAEKTPYPWKDKTGYRVCLEARRRGMIIRPLGDVIVFMPPLASSCDDLRVMLNIIKASIETVTG; the protein is encoded by the coding sequence ATGGTGGATAAGTTAACGCTGGCGGAAAAAGACAAAAAATATATCTGGCACCCTTTTACCCAAATGAAGGATTGGGAACAGGAAGACATTGTCATTATCGAACGAGGAAAGGGAATTAAGCTTATAGACGTTGATGGCCGGGAGTACTATGACGGTGTTTCTTCTCTCTGGGTGAACATCCATGGTCACCGCAAGGAGGAGATTGACCGGGCCATTATATCCCAGCTCGGCAGGATTGCCCATTCTACTTTTTTGGGCCTCTCCAATGTGCCGGCCATTGAGCTGGCGGAAAAGCTGGTAGCTATCACTCCAGCTTCCCTGACCCGGGTTTTTTATTCGGACAGCGGTTCGGAGGCGGTGGAAATTGCCCTCAAAATGGCCTATCAATACTGGCAGCAGAAGGAAAATCCCTGCCCCGGTAAGACCAAATTTTTAACCTTAACCAACGCCTATCACGGGGACACTATCGGGGCGGTCAGCGTAGGGGGAATTGACCTCTTTCACGCTACCTACCGCCCGCTCCTTTTTGAGACCAGAAAGGTCCCCTCGCCCTATTGCTATCGCTGCCCTTATGAAAGAGACAAAGAATCCTGCAGCCGGGAATGCCTGCAGTACATAGAGCGGGTCCTGCAAGAGGAGCACGAGTCCATAGCGGCCTTCGTGGTGGAACCGCTGATCCAGGGGGCAGCCGGTATGCTGACCAGCCCGCCCGGCTTTCTCAAGGCAGTTCGCGACCTGTGCACCCGGTACGGGGTTCTGCTTATTGTTGATGAAGTGGCTACCGGTTTCGGCAGGACGGGAAAAATGTTCGCTTGCGAGCATGAAGGTGTGCAGCCGGACCTGATGGCCGTTGCCAAAGGGATTACCGGCGGTTACTTACCCCTGGCGGCCACCCTCACCACCGAAGAGGTTTACCGGGCCTTCTACGGCGAGTATGAAGAAAAGAAGACCTTTTTCCACGGCCACTCGTATACCGGAAACCAATTGGCGTGCGCCGCTGCGCTGGCCAACCTCAGGCTCTTCGAGGAAGAAAAGCTTCTTGAGGGGTTGGGCGAGAAGATTAAGGTAGTGGAGGAAGAATTAACCGGAATAGCTGAGTTGCCTCATGTAGGAGAGGTACGGCAGTGCGGGATGATGGTGGGGATTGAACTGGTCCAGGATAAGGCTGAGAAAACCCCCTACCCCTGGAAGGACAAGACCGGCTATCGGGTCTGCCTGGAGGCCCGCCGGCGGGGGATGATTATCCGTCCCCTGGGGGACGTGATTGTGTTTATGCCGCCGCTGGCCAGCAGCTGCGATGATTTGAGGGTAATGTTAAACATTATCAAGGCCTCCATCGAGACAGTAACCGGTTAG
- a CDS encoding 6-carboxyhexanoate--CoA ligase, translating into MKGLFSVKMRAAQGGPHEKGGRHVSGAEKIVAAEEVEVTVARLVRRALHHAHGKPDFINIKVVELKEPPVLIESLPVYQLAVRDDVEGREAAGELLQRAGVSAGSIKKALELIGFQREEEPGLKGAAVLDARTGTRLDDPGALGLRVTNMDLTARGAAHLEKALEEAGLRHTRLKEALVLASKVARAPGMVAELCFSDNPGYVAGYVAVPRWGYIRIPHFKGEGFRGGRVFFVRGEDYREGPFKAFLSEHPVLVDRIAPIYPPLGIKELLRILKEGEGYGG; encoded by the coding sequence ATGAAGGGTTTGTTTAGTGTTAAAATGCGCGCCGCACAAGGGGGACCCCACGAAAAGGGGGGTAGGCACGTCTCCGGTGCAGAAAAAATCGTAGCGGCCGAAGAGGTCGAAGTTACCGTCGCCCGGCTGGTGCGGCGCGCCCTCCACCATGCCCACGGGAAACCTGATTTTATTAACATCAAAGTTGTGGAGTTAAAAGAACCGCCTGTGCTCATTGAGAGCCTGCCCGTCTATCAACTGGCGGTCCGGGATGATGTGGAAGGACGGGAGGCAGCCGGCGAACTGCTGCAGAGGGCCGGGGTTAGTGCCGGTAGCATCAAGAAAGCCTTGGAGCTCATAGGTTTTCAGCGAGAGGAAGAACCCGGCCTTAAGGGTGCGGCCGTCCTGGATGCCCGGACCGGTACAAGGCTGGATGATCCCGGCGCCCTGGGCCTCAGGGTGACCAATATGGACCTTACGGCTCGAGGAGCCGCGCATCTGGAAAAAGCATTGGAGGAAGCGGGTCTCCGGCATACCAGGCTGAAGGAGGCCCTGGTGCTGGCGAGCAAAGTGGCAAGGGCCCCAGGTATGGTAGCCGAGCTTTGCTTTTCGGACAATCCCGGTTATGTGGCGGGGTACGTTGCCGTCCCCCGCTGGGGATACATCCGTATCCCGCATTTTAAAGGAGAGGGATTCCGGGGAGGGCGCGTCTTCTTTGTGCGGGGAGAAGATTACCGGGAAGGTCCGTTCAAGGCTTTTCTTTCAGAGCATCCCGTCCTGGTCGACCGGATAGCGCCAATTTACCCTCCCCTCGGTATAAAAGAACTGTTAAGAATCCTGAAGGAAGGTGAAGGCTATGGTGGATAA
- the nadA gene encoding quinolinate synthase NadA has product MSEQLVAKIQRLKRERNAVILAHNYQLPEVQDVADYVGDSFELSRKAAATDAEVIVFCGVHFMAESAFILAPHKTVLLPERLAGCPLAETITEDDLRRKKREYPEATVVCYVNSSAAVKAESDICCTSSNAVQVVNSLPSKQVLFVPDANLAHWVAGQTDKEIIPWRGHCVTHHRVTEEDVRRAREAVPGAVIAVHPECRPEVAARADFVGSTSALLRFARETDHREIVVGTEMGILHRMKKENPHKKFYLLSPGLICPNMKMTTLDKVARALERLEPRITVPEGTRLRAAAALEKMLAVT; this is encoded by the coding sequence ATGTCTGAACAATTGGTTGCCAAAATTCAGCGCCTGAAGCGGGAAAGAAACGCGGTGATCCTGGCTCATAATTACCAGCTTCCCGAAGTACAGGATGTGGCGGATTATGTGGGAGATTCTTTCGAATTGAGCCGAAAGGCGGCGGCTACCGATGCGGAGGTAATCGTTTTCTGCGGGGTACACTTTATGGCCGAAAGCGCCTTTATTCTCGCTCCCCATAAAACGGTGCTGCTGCCGGAAAGGCTGGCCGGCTGCCCACTGGCGGAGACCATTACGGAAGACGACCTGAGGAGGAAAAAAAGAGAATATCCTGAAGCCACGGTCGTCTGCTATGTCAATTCTTCGGCGGCGGTAAAGGCGGAAAGCGATATCTGCTGCACTTCTTCCAATGCCGTCCAGGTAGTAAATTCCCTCCCTTCAAAGCAGGTGCTGTTCGTACCCGACGCCAACCTGGCCCACTGGGTGGCAGGACAGACGGACAAGGAAATCATTCCCTGGAGGGGCCACTGTGTCACCCACCACCGGGTAACCGAGGAGGATGTAAGGCGGGCACGCGAGGCCGTTCCCGGGGCGGTCATTGCCGTGCACCCGGAATGCCGTCCCGAGGTGGCGGCCCGGGCGGACTTCGTGGGCAGCACTTCGGCCCTTTTGCGTTTCGCGCGGGAAACCGACCACCGGGAAATTGTAGTGGGCACGGAAATGGGCATTCTCCACCGGATGAAAAAAGAGAATCCCCACAAGAAGTTTTACCTTCTTTCGCCGGGACTGATCTGTCCCAATATGAAAATGACCACCCTGGATAAGGTGGCCCGGGCCCTGGAGCGTTTGGAACCGCGCATCACCGTGCCCGAAGGTACCCGGCTGCGGGCGGCCGCCGCCCTGGAAAAAATGCTGGCGGTGACCTGA
- the nadB gene encoding L-aspartate oxidase produces MNLKSRLDFSLDVTVTEASDFIVVGSGIAGLYTALKAAEHGRVLLLTKEGLDTSATYYAQGGIAAALAEEDDPELHLEDTLAAGAGLCRREAVEILVREGPRRVRELLDMGVPFDRDAEGNLLLAREGAHRCRRILRAGGDATGKAIQTTLSCMVKRHPDIRCMERVFVADLLTSGDTCHGVLALQEGRETWLAFPGKATILATGGLGQVYAFTTNPAVATGDGVAMACRAGAEVADMEFVQFHPTALFHPRQPGFLISEAVRGEGGRLINHRGERFMPRYHPQAELAPRDIVSRAIFSEMRRHGTDCVYLDLTHLPGRFLKDRFPTIYATLAACGVDMAAEPVPVAPAAHYSMGGIKTNLHGETSIRGLYAVGEVACNGVHGANRLASNSLLDALVFGYRAAAAAAAYVQCHPGIPRELYRPGKLNPRARSEEPLEIEGTRRRLRELMQREAGVIRHREGLARAKKEIGQMLDNLSFPFRDRQSLELLNMLTVAHLILSAAEQRKESRGSHYRLD; encoded by the coding sequence GTGAACCTTAAATCTCGGCTGGATTTCAGCCTGGACGTTACCGTAACAGAGGCATCTGATTTTATAGTCGTAGGCAGCGGAATTGCCGGCCTCTATACCGCCCTCAAGGCCGCCGAGCACGGCCGGGTGCTCCTTTTAACCAAGGAAGGGCTTGACACTTCGGCCACTTATTATGCTCAGGGAGGCATAGCTGCGGCCCTGGCAGAGGAGGACGACCCGGAACTTCACCTGGAAGATACGCTGGCGGCGGGAGCCGGTCTCTGCCGACGGGAGGCAGTGGAAATCCTGGTAAGGGAAGGCCCGCGGCGGGTGCGGGAACTCCTGGACATGGGAGTTCCCTTTGACCGGGACGCCGAAGGCAACCTTTTACTGGCCCGAGAAGGCGCCCACCGATGCCGGCGTATACTGCGGGCCGGCGGGGATGCCACGGGCAAAGCGATCCAGACTACCCTTTCTTGCATGGTAAAACGTCACCCTGATATCCGCTGTATGGAAAGAGTATTTGTAGCCGACCTGCTGACTTCCGGAGATACCTGCCACGGCGTTCTGGCCCTGCAGGAAGGTCGGGAAACATGGCTGGCCTTTCCCGGGAAAGCTACCATCTTAGCTACCGGCGGACTGGGACAGGTCTATGCCTTTACCACCAACCCTGCGGTAGCCACCGGAGACGGTGTCGCTATGGCCTGCCGGGCTGGAGCAGAAGTGGCCGATATGGAATTTGTCCAGTTTCACCCTACGGCCCTCTTTCACCCCCGGCAGCCGGGGTTTTTAATTTCGGAAGCGGTACGCGGAGAGGGAGGCCGCTTGATCAATCACCGCGGAGAGCGCTTTATGCCCCGTTACCACCCCCAGGCGGAACTGGCGCCGCGGGACATAGTCTCCCGGGCTATATTCTCGGAAATGCGGCGTCACGGGACCGATTGCGTTTATCTGGATTTAACCCATTTGCCCGGCAGGTTTCTCAAGGACCGCTTTCCTACCATTTACGCAACCCTTGCCGCCTGCGGCGTGGATATGGCCGCGGAGCCCGTTCCCGTTGCCCCTGCCGCCCACTACAGCATGGGGGGTATAAAAACTAACCTCCACGGAGAAACCAGTATCCGGGGCCTTTATGCGGTAGGTGAGGTAGCCTGTAACGGAGTACACGGGGCCAACCGGCTGGCCAGTAATTCCCTTCTGGATGCCCTGGTATTTGGCTACCGGGCCGCCGCTGCTGCGGCAGCTTACGTGCAGTGCCACCCGGGAATACCGCGGGAACTTTACCGGCCCGGCAAATTGAACCCCAGGGCTCGCTCCGAGGAGCCACTTGAAATAGAAGGCACCCGCCGGCGATTGCGGGAGCTAATGCAGAGGGAAGCCGGCGTTATTCGCCACCGGGAGGGCCTGGCCAGGGCGAAAAAGGAGATAGGTCAAATGCTGGACAATTTATCCTTTCCCTTCCGGGACAGGCAGTCTCTCGAACTGCTGAATATGCTCACCGTAGCCCACCTCATTCTTTCCGCAGCAGAACAACGAAAAGAAAGCCGAGGCTCCCACTACCGCTTGGATTAA